In the genome of Acidimicrobiales bacterium, the window CCCGGACGGCACCCCGTCCCTCGCCAGCCGGGCCCGGAACGACCACGTCGGCGAGCCGGGCGGGTCGAGCTCGACGAGCAGGCGGCCGCCGGGGCGGAGCAGGGCGGCCACCCGGGCCAGCAGGGCGGCCGGCCGGCCGCCGATGCCGACGTTGCCGTCGGCCAGCAGCACCGTCCCCCACCGGCCGGTGAGCGGGAGCGGGGAGAAGACGGAGGCGACGACGGCGTCGGCGCCCCTGGCCCTGGCCAGGCGGACGGCGCCCGGGGCGACGTCGACGCCGAGGGCCGGCACGCCGGCGGCGGCGAGGGCGGCGACCAGGCGGCCGGGGCCGCAGCCGACGTCGAGCACCGGCCCGCAGCAACGGTCGAGCAGCGACCCGTCCTCGGCCGTCGGCGCCCCCACCCACCGGTCGGCGTCGAGGGGCACGGCCGCCCCGTCGTCGGCCACGAGCGCCACGGCCGTCACGCCGCCCGCCTCTCGGCAGTGGCGCGGGGGCGGCGCGGAGCGGGCGGCGGCCGTCATGCCACCCGGCTCGCCGTGGCGGCGAGGCGGCGGGCGAAGCGGGTGTGGGGGGCGGCGGCGGCGACGGCGGCGGCGTCGGCGATCGTGTCGACGTCGCGGAGGGTCGGCAAGGCGGCGACGGCCAGGCCGAGGGCGGCCAGCCGGCGGCGCTGGGCCTCGCCGGTCCCCGGGGTGCTGGTCGGCACCCCGAGGAAGGCGAGCGGGTCGGGCCGGCGCAGGCCGGCGGCCCACCACCCCCCGTCAACGGCCGGCCCGAGCACGGCGTCCACCCCCGGGGCCACCAGCGCGGCGGCCGCCGCGGCCAGCAGGGCCGGGGTGACCTGCGGGGTGTCCATCCCGACGAGGAGCGCGGGGCCGTCGGCGGCGTCGGCGAAGGCGGCGGCCAGGCGCTCGTCGAGGCCCCGGCCCCGCTGGGCGACGACGTCGACGCCGGCCGGCAGGCCCGGCCCCGGGTCGCCGTCGAGGACCAGCACCCGGCGCCGGGCCGGGGTGGCGAGCACGGCGTCGAGGGTGTCGGCCAGCGCCGCCCCGGCCAGGGCGGCCGCCTCGGCCGGCGAGCACGGCGGGCACAGCCGGGTCTTCACCCGGCCGGGGACGGGCGCCTTGGCCAGCACGAGCAGGGTGACGGCGGCCGTCACCGCAGCACCGCGGCCATGTCCCGGACGGTCCGCACCGTGCCCCTGACCGTCCCCGTCACCTTCGACCGGCCCGTCCTCGCCCGGTAGCGGACGGGCACCTCGGCGACCCGCCAGCCGGCGTTCGCCGCCCGCAGCACCATCTCGAGGGGCCACCCGAACCGCCGGTCGGCGATGCCGAGGGCGACGAGGTCGGCCCGGCGGGCGGCCCGCATGGGCCCGAGGTCGGCGAGGCGGGCTCCGGTGCGCCGCCCGAGCTCGGCGGCCAGCACCCGGTTGGCCACCCTGGCGTGCACCGGCCAGGCGCCCCGGTCGGCCACGCGGGCGCCGAGCACGAGGTCGGCGGCGCCAACCTCGACCGGCCCGGCCACGAGCGGCAGGTCGGCCGGGTCGAGGGAGCCGTCGGCGTCCATGAAGCAGACGACGTCGGCCGTCGCCGCCGACAGCCCCGCCCAGCAGGCGGCGCCGAAGCCGCGGCGGGGCTCGTCGACGACGGCGGCGCCGAGGGCCCTGGCGAGGTCGCCGGAGCCGTCGGTCGAGCCGTTGTCGACCACGATCGGGCGGTAGCCGGCGGGGAGGGCGGCGAGCAGGCCGGGGAGGGCCCCGGCCTCGTCCAGCACGGGGAGCACGACGTCGGGCACGCGGCGGACCGTACCGACGGCCCCTCCGGCCCGACCGGGGCGGGGCGGGAGGTTTCGGGAACCGTAAGCGCCCCGTTCGCGCCCCGTGAGGGACGCGCCCGTAGCGTCCCCCGGGTGAGCCTGGCGACGCTGCCCGCCCCGCC includes:
- a CDS encoding class I SAM-dependent methyltransferase; translation: MTAVALVADDGAAVPLDADRWVGAPTAEDGSLLDRCCGPVLDVGCGPGRLVAALAAAGVPALGVDVAPGAVRLARARGADAVVASVFSPLPLTGRWGTVLLADGNVGIGGRPAALLARVAALLRPGGRLLVELDPPGSPTWSFRARLARDGVPSG
- a CDS encoding DUF2064 domain-containing protein gives rise to the protein MTAAVTLLVLAKAPVPGRVKTRLCPPCSPAEAAALAGAALADTLDAVLATPARRRVLVLDGDPGPGLPAGVDVVAQRGRGLDERLAAAFADAADGPALLVGMDTPQVTPALLAAAAAALVAPGVDAVLGPAVDGGWWAAGLRRPDPLAFLGVPTSTPGTGEAQRRRLAALGLAVAALPTLRDVDTIADAAAVAAAAPHTRFARRLAATASRVA
- a CDS encoding glycosyltransferase family 2 protein, which gives rise to MPDVVLPVLDEAGALPGLLAALPAGYRPIVVDNGSTDGSGDLARALGAAVVDEPRRGFGAACWAGLSAATADVVCFMDADGSLDPADLPLVAGPVEVGAADLVLGARVADRGAWPVHARVANRVLAAELGRRTGARLADLGPMRAARRADLVALGIADRRFGWPLEMVLRAANAGWRVAEVPVRYRARTGRSKVTGTVRGTVRTVRDMAAVLR